The proteins below are encoded in one region of Alistipes communis:
- the nspC gene encoding carboxynorspermidine decarboxylase has translation MIDFKRVPSPCFLLDERLLARNLSVVDRVRRESGAEVIVALKACAMWSIFPLLARHSDGATASSAAEARLVREEFGQPAHTYAPVYTDRNIGEILDCSSHITFNSLGQFRRFGAMALLRGISCGLRVNPRYSPVETDLYNPCVAGSRLGVTAEELETQGGLPDGIEGLHFHVLCESRSEHLRKALEAVERHFGRYLDRIQWLNMGGGHLMTHADYDCDDLIALLRDFRARHPRLRLILEPGSAFTWRTGYLVSTVEDIVENGGVHTAMLDVSFACHMPDCLEMPYKPAIVGAREPQEGDRRWRMGGNSCLAGDYCGDWAFDHELQVGERIVFEDMIHYTMVKTTMFNGVAHPAIAVADADGAVRIVREFGYADFKGRMS, from the coding sequence ATGATTGATTTCAAGCGGGTTCCCTCGCCCTGTTTTCTGTTGGACGAACGTCTGCTGGCGCGGAATCTTTCGGTCGTCGACCGCGTGCGCCGCGAGTCGGGCGCCGAGGTGATCGTCGCGCTCAAAGCGTGCGCCATGTGGAGTATCTTCCCCCTGTTGGCGCGTCACAGCGACGGCGCGACGGCCAGTTCGGCCGCCGAGGCCCGGCTGGTACGCGAAGAGTTCGGGCAGCCGGCGCACACGTATGCTCCGGTCTACACCGACCGCAATATCGGCGAGATACTCGATTGCAGCAGCCATATCACCTTCAATTCGCTCGGACAATTCCGCCGTTTCGGTGCAATGGCGCTGCTGCGCGGCATCTCGTGCGGTCTGCGCGTCAACCCGCGCTATTCGCCCGTGGAGACCGATCTTTACAACCCCTGCGTGGCGGGTTCGCGGCTGGGAGTGACCGCCGAGGAGCTGGAAACGCAGGGCGGTCTGCCCGACGGGATCGAGGGGCTGCATTTCCATGTGCTGTGCGAATCGCGGTCGGAGCATCTCCGCAAGGCGCTCGAAGCCGTAGAGCGGCATTTCGGCCGTTATCTCGACCGCATCCAGTGGCTCAACATGGGCGGCGGCCACCTGATGACCCACGCCGACTACGATTGCGATGACCTGATCGCGCTGCTGCGCGATTTTCGGGCGCGCCATCCCCGCCTGCGGCTGATTCTCGAACCGGGCAGCGCCTTTACGTGGCGCACGGGCTATCTGGTCTCGACGGTCGAGGACATCGTCGAAAACGGCGGCGTGCACACGGCCATGCTCGACGTGTCGTTCGCCTGCCACATGCCCGACTGCCTCGAAATGCCCTACAAGCCGGCGATCGTCGGGGCCCGCGAACCGCAGGAAGGCGACCGGCGCTGGCGCATGGGCGGCAACAGCTGTCTGGCGGGGGATTACTGCGGCGACTGGGCGTTCGACCACGAATTGCAGGTCGGCGAGCGGATCGTATTCGAGGATATGATCCACTACACGATGGTCAAGACCACGATGTTCAACGGCGTGGCGCACCCCGCGATCGCCGTCGCCGACGCCGACGGAGCCGTCCGCATCGTCCGGGAATTCGGTTACGCCGATTTCAAAGGGCGCATGTCCTGA